From a region of the Salminus brasiliensis chromosome 4, fSalBra1.hap2, whole genome shotgun sequence genome:
- the mymx gene encoding uncharacterized protein mymx isoform X3 translates to MTESIVRKIQPFTIGTKLSAGPKCSLLTNDYLPSRTLDNRKLQHSLNEQVSLCLGQPKGRAADSYCAGAPISRAADERDQEETTREDHLNRNEVSPTVSTSRSVRKITISKKLEGSKDRVVHGAERSALKISRNSENINNNNNITTASTHLPRIVGVNCENKPNSHFKVLLCKDCDEQCSSSQQTNGFLLNWEKRFDVQQTAELKPQSPNEDIMRKRSLCNHQEVSMVSKVFSVQKDCCFTQQNAIFSKEISQAEAWIQGKLKLLRDGRNMQRCSLADCEEVSQTLQRDLKDFENTLIQLNQMGEQLICKLNPTSDLVKKWLLQLRDQWSILKQAADSQIKAMGGAQSLQEFNKKVDQLEMWIKRMEEKQSLASLLGENIDKLQLTRRILDLKQDEQMYRGLHEEINHLALKLEKQGKGESKNISTRRKHINKMWLKVQSHLKDCQENLHLALEVSSFYKQADNIIISINNMRKCLSINERAEVRGDGEIREIASQIMVLDVTASQLSNLHTALATSVSQKQAEVKDSWFLLQSTVRNGKAIHLHLTTREDGDLPTSNREPLKTVGTDLHRIMGKEVKDEHNRLKGIADNTRMSSDSQQEPHPNPAESLGSLRCSDSRATFQTQAKRRTLSKPSGHPQLYVQLQKFTVSADKTLSWLKDSITMATNVCNSMEELGTYEVAKRYQASLEQDILSNKARIELVQKEGHSLVRAQHPGSAKIQEFLGQLEVLWEELKSRHQRNRVILHASDELKCRAVRVLQMLGSLEAWLEAVELSIKQVSLAGDPESVSVAEQESTLLERELESHGLELHNLRLEVEALCSQRHLHAPLLHTRMEVVEKNFSRVQNALTQQSSELKDTRMLTEFLERVELEESHYNTLGQPLKSDLDCEPSLLPLSGSADSELVECLVDPVEELKEAVEMLNDTARERGRSQLHDQSIRELLSRHSTIAMQVEQCLQRCAELAIDILEMESEMAVRCEPERCGLGSLQEQQDQLEMDYNALKEEIQAMESLSARLAVLCPERVFALKNEVKASLQAWEELSKSIADNQSRLLQFGHLRHFFRNYLEMISWTEDTRSRIFSESALHQGQESHNSIAELLDQQIEIKFKEFDLLAAAGTKLLSKDHHLAKMIKERMEELRSMLGWILVHWRVQKDQWLNMKRSEEPHTESIYSEALVPLLESETSTEDQLKRTEGSATIPGRLEDRMQLDNGYEVMKSISPKDNKTQHALEESDLPYLELKEPNAPSLGGTVNLILSFSNSGDNQLQLQEPDPVKIVEFPEVVHRPTKPHFSVCKSFWKHCQGLFGSLKRKKKVYQPSAEEVSTYLQVKDTVQAVTPVYENMTLHQLHSMMHNSSCFSPCASLCSSTSSSSSREVDSTSVDLLLRNNSNSIFTSLRRKSKKRKKKKDICGHTVQRIMQVEPLEEACCLPAYEPDTYSMHTWPLKEKKKRKSERKSENKETQLLDYVKNSLVKDIDAESVKRLNSPNLHTVLEQSSTATSGHVKNHCRFLSLGSVLSFDLPKDMSHIPSIQEIITIGPADSRKTALRDKDSQLEDSIALSTFKLAHSQTTHKHDEFKHTLSGKKTLKTDSQDCAKIHIDSTVVSPKEFPSGPSPVDDNLFKESQNSFLSNLTSFQMKCIPGISSFHEEESLEWDRMESHLRGNDYQPVDRPTLIKENPDQNKESISVPNFCLTSDTSENHICPSVHTVIHKAKATCSQPKGESPLATQSHALHTVLTFKANEREDSVDSGHSSSGSFKLCTEIPYLDTSENPGPRRTVEKLFPLEVEESHTNLDCLNVEPTNSLVDDPVHIDHQQFEQEEEELEDIWNQTNGYRQSICSDIMYQGIHNKTSSTSSEQQREPSPKEQAVLVRKMMTASAPNLLVAEFRLPSCIHNPTDHRKDWNLKEEVHILSREDRRSWVAVPQQEQFSKESVLINETASEPVKLPELRDQKYIYQYREEEEEEEEEEEEENEGDKVGIKEKSMSLLSVLMDLKGVATEVNPNARVQTTTSPESRRQEFPSMEGTLERKHKLLLGGRRAPSRAWSSYHAVLYRQTLCFYQNRQDTIKSSVTSLPLNLIGAECSPAPEYTKKPHCFSLRLCDGSEYLLSASSLFLMKKWILRIQANAVDSLGVLPEQKLQNQSPRVPPSSSNSTQDCSASKQRSYSFTSATYQWIKPCTLLPTGRGQNSNSSYTVTLFIGDGKKLSSCSAKQLQTTVAF, encoded by the exons ATGACAGAAAGCATCGTAAGGAAAATCCAGCCTTTCACCATCGGAACTAAACTGTCAGCTGGGCCAAAGTGTTCACTTCTGACAAATGACTACTTACCAAGTCGGACGCTAGACAACCGAAAACTTCAGCACAGcctgaacgagcaggtgtctcTCTGCCTTGGACAACCTAAGGGGCGCGCCGCCGACAGTTACTGCGCGGGTGCACCTATCAGCCGCGCTGCAGACGAACGTGATCAGGAGGAGACGACCAGGGAGGATCACCTGAACAGAAACGAAGTCTCTCCGACCGTTTCAACCTCCAGATCCGTCCGCAAGATCACCATCAGCAAAAAACTGGAGGGCAGCAAGGACAGAGTGGTCCACGGAGCAGAACGATCAGCGCTCAAAATAAGCCGCAACTCGgagaacatcaacaacaacaataacatcaCAACTGCAAGCACACACCTGCCTAGGATAGTGGGGGTTAACTGTGAAAACAAGCCAAATTCCCATTTCAAG GTTTTGTTGTGTAAAGACTGTGATGAGCAGTGCAGCAGCAGTCAGCAAACAAATGGATTTCTACTAAACTGGGAGAAACGCTTTGATGTCCAGCAG ACAGCAGAACTCAAACCCCAATCACCCAATGAAGACATTATGAGAAAGAGGTCACTCTGCAATCATCAAGAGGTCTCCATGGTATCAAAAGTGTTTTCAGTTCAGAAGGATTGCTGTTTCACTCAGCAAAATGCAATCTTCAGCAAAGAGATTTCTCAG GCCGAGGCCTGGATTCAAGGAAAGCTAAAACTTCTCAGAGATGGCAGGAATATGCAGAGATGCTCCCTGGCTGACTGTGAGGAAGTATCCCAGACTCTCCAGAGAGACCTAAAGGACTTTGAGAACACACTCATTCAGCTTAATCAG ATGGGGGAGCAGTTGATCTGTAAACTGAACCCAACCTCTGATCTGGTGAAGAAGTGGCTCCTCCAGCTCAGAGACCAGTGGAGCATACTTAAACAGGCAGCAGACAGTCAAATCAAAGCAATGGGGGGAGCTCAAAGTCTGCAAGAGTTTAACAAGAAGGTGGATCAGCTCGAGATGTGGATTAAAAGGATG GAAGAGAAGCAATCACTGGCCAGCCTCCTAGGGGAAAACATTGACAAGTTGCAGCTGACTCGAAGGATACTAGATTTAAAACAG GATGAGCAAATGTATAGAGGCCTCCATGAAGAAATTAACCATCTGGCCCTCAAACTGGAGAAGCAGGGGAAAGGTGAAAGCAAGAACATCTCCACTAGGAGGAAACACATTAACAAAAT GTGGCTGAAAGTTCAGTCCCACTTAAAAGACTGTCAGGAAAATCTACACCTGGCTTTGGAAGTCTCCTCATTCTACAAGCAGGCTGATAATATTATCATTTCCATCAATAACATG AGAAAATGTCTTTCTATAAATGAGAGAGCTGAAGTAAGAGGAGATGGGGAGATCCGGGAGATTGCCAGTCAAATTATG GTGCTGGATGTAACAGCGTCTCAGCTTTCTAACCTGCACACAGCTCTGGCTACCAGTGTATCCCAGAAGCAGGCTGAGGTGAAAGATAGCTGGTTCCTTCTCCAGAGCACTGTCAG GAATGGGAAGGCAATCCATTTGCACTTAACCACCAGGGAAGATGGTGACCTCCCAACCTCAAACCGAGAGCCACTTAAAACTGTGGGAACAGACTTGCACAGAATCATGGGAAAAGAGGTGAAGGACGAGCACAATCGTTTGAAAGGGATTGCG gACAACACCAGGATGTCCTCAGACAGCCAGCAGGAACCTCatccaaacccagcagaaagCCTTGGAAGCTTGCGCTGCAGTGATTCCAGGGCCACATTTCAGACACAGGCCAAAAG GAGGACTCTTTCGAAGCCCAGCGGCCACCCACAGCTCTATGTGCAGCtccagaaattcactgtgtctGCAGACAAG ACTCTCTCCTGGCTCAAAGACAGTATCACAATGGCAACAAATGTCTGCAACAGTATGGAGGAGCTTGGTACCTACGAAGTAGCAAAGAGGTACCAAGCTTCTCTGGAACAGGATATCCTGTCGAACAAAGCCCGCATAGAGCTGGTCCAGAAG GAGGGCCATAGCCTGGTCCGAGCACAGCACCCTGGCAGTGCCAAGATCCAAGAGTTTCTCGGCCAGCTGGAGGTGCTGTGGGAGGAGCTCAAAAGTCGTCATCAGAGGAATAGAGTGATCCTGCATGCCTCTGATGAACTCAAGTGCAGG gCAGTCAGGGTTCTGCAGATGCTGGGCAGTCTGGAAGCCTGGCTAGAGGCAGTAGAGCTGTCCATTAAGCAGGTGTCTTTGGCAGGGGATCCTGAGTCAGTGAGTGTGGCCGAGCAAGAGAGCACTTTGCTGGAAAGGGAACTGGAATCACACGGCCTGGAGCTTCACAACCTTAGGCTGGAGGTGGAGGCCCTCTGCAGCCAGAGACACCTCCACGCCCCACTACTCCACACACGTATGGAAGTGGTGGAAAAAAA cttcagcagagttcagaATGCACTGACACAGCAGAGCTCTGAGCTAAAGGATACACGCATGCTAACAGAGTTTCTAGAGAGagtggagctggaggagagCCATTACAACACTCTGGGCCAG CCTCTGAAGAGTGATCTGGACTGTGAACCATCTCTGCTGCCTCTGTCGGGGAGTGCAGATAGTGAGCTTGTGGAGTGTCTGGTAGACCCTGTGGAGGAGCTAAAAGAGGCGGTGGAAATGCTCAATGACACAGCACGAGAAAGAGGCCGCTCCCAATTACATGACCAAAGCATTAGGGAACTCCTTAGCAGG CATTCCACTATAGCGATGCAGGTGGAGCAGTGTCTCCAGCGTTGTGCAGAACTGGCCATAGACATCCTGGAAATGGAAAGCGAAATGGCTGTACGGTGTGAACCAGAACGGTGTGGTCTGGGCAGCCTACAGGAGCAGCAGGACCAGCTGGAG atGGACTATAATGCCTTGAAGGAGGAGATACAGGCCATGGAGAGTCTATCGGCTCGTCTGGCAGTTCTGTGCCCAGAGAGAGTGTTTGCCCTAAAGAATGAAGTTAAAGCCAGCCTGCAAGCATGGGAAGAACTTAGCAAAAGTATAGCTGATAACCAGAGCAGACTGCTGCAATTTGGCCACCTTCGGCATTTCTTTAGGAACTACTTGGAAATGAT atctTGGACAGAGGACACTCGTTCCCGCATATTCTCAGAGAGTGCTTTACATCAGGGCCAAGAGAGCCATAATTCCATTGCTGAACTTCTGGACCAGCAAATAGAAATCAAGTTCAAGGAATTTGATCTGCTTGCTGCTGCAGGGACGAAGCTCCTGAGTAAGGATCATCACTTGGCCAAGATG ATCAAAGAAAGGATGGAAGAGCTCAGGAGCATGCTAGGATGGATTCTAGTCCACTGGAGGGTCCAGAAGGACCAGTGGCTGAACATGAAGAGATCAGAGGAACCACATACCGAATCCATTTACTCTGAGGCTCTTGTTCCACTG CTTGAGTCAGAGACCTCTACTGAAGACCAACTGAAGAGGACAGAAGGTTCTGCTACTATCCCTGGTCGTCTAGAAGATAGGATGCAGCTCGACAATGGGTATGAGGTTATGAAAAGCATCAGTCCCAAAGACAATAAGACCCAGCATGCCTTGGAAGAATCTGATTTACCTTACTTGGAGCTAAAAGAGCCCAATGCACCTTCACTTGGCGGCACAGTCAATCTTATTCTCAGCTTTAGTAATTCAGGGGACAATCAGCTGCAGTTACAGGAACCAGACCCTGTGAAAATTGTGGAATTCCCAGAGGTTGTGCACAGG CCTACCAAGcctcatttttctgtctgtaaAAGCTTTTGGAAACACTGCCAGGGGCTTTTTGGTAGTTTAAAGCGAAAGAAAAAGGTTTATCAACCCAGTGCAGAAGAG GTAAGTACATACTTGCAAGTTAAGGACACCGTCCAAGCAGTAACCCCGGTGTATGAGAATATGACGCTGCATCAACTACATAGTATGATGCACAactcctcctgcttctctcccTGTGCATCTCTGTGCTCCTcgacctcctcctcttcctctcgtGAGGTGGACAGCACCTCTGTTGACTTACTTCTTAGGAACAACAGCAACTCTATATTTACCAGCTTGAGGAGGAaaagcaagaagagaaagaagaaaaaagatattTGCGGGCACACTGTACAAAGAATCATGCAAGTGGAACCTTTGGAGGAGGCATGTTGTCTTCCAGCGTATGAGCCTGACACATACAGCATGCATACCTGGCCCctaaaggagaagaaaaagagaaagagtgagaggaaGTCTGAAAACAAAGAGACTCAGCTCCTGGACTATGTGAAGAACTCCTTGGTGAAAGACATTGATGCAGAAAGTGTGAAAAGATTGAATTCTCCTAATTTACACACTGTATTGGAGCAATCTTCCACTGCCACCAGTGGTCATGTGAAGAACCACTGCAGGTTCCTCTCATTAGGTTCTGTGCTGAGTTTTGACTTGCCCAAAGACATGAGCCACATTCCTTCAATTCAAGAGATCATCACCATTGGCCCAGCTGATTCCAGGAAAACAGCACTCCGAGACAAGGATAGTCAATTAGAGGATTCTATAGCTCTAAGCACCTTCAAACTTGCTCACTcacaaacaacacacaaacatgatgagtttaaacacacactttcagggaaaaaaacACTCAAGACTGACTCTCAAGACTGTGCAAAAATTCATATAGATTCTACCGTAGTTTCTCCAAAGGAGTTTCCTTCAGGTCCTTCTCCAGTTGATGACAATTTATTTAAGGAAAGTCAAAACTCATTTCTCAGCAATCTAACCAGTTTCCAAATGAAGTGCATCCCTGGGATCAGCAGTTTTCATGAGGAAGAAAGCCTCGAGTGGGATCGAATGGAATCTCACCTAAGGGGCAATGATTACCAGCCTGTTGACCGTCCTACTTTAATCAAGGAAAATCCAGACCAGAATAAAGAGAGTATTTCAGTGCCAAATTTTTGCCTGACTTCTGATACATCAGAGAATCACATATGCCCCAGTGTCCACACTGTGATCCATAAAGCTAAGGCTACATGCTCTCAACCAAAAGGAGAGAGTCCTCTGGCTACACAGAGCCATGCTTTGCACACAGTCTTAACCTTCAAAGCCAATGAAAGAGAAGACTCAGTGGACTCTGGCCACTCAAGCTCTGGGAGCTTCAAGCTATGCACAGAGATCCCATATTTGGATACCTCAGAAAACCCAGGGCCGAGAAGAACTGTGGAAAAATTATTTCCTCTAGAAGTAGAAGAGTCTCACACAAACTTGGACTGTCTGAATGTAGAGCCCACTAATTCACTTGTAGATGACCCTGTCCACATTGATCACCAACAGTTTgagcaggaagaggaggagctggaggataTTTGGAACCAGACTAATGGCTATCGCCAGAGCATTTGCTCAGATATCATGTACCAAGGCATCCACAATAAAACCAGCAGCACTTCTTCAGAGCAGCAGAGGGAGCCCTCACCTAAAGAACAAGCAGTACTTGTCAGGAAAATGATGACTGCTTCTGCACCCAATCTCCTAGTAGCTGAGTTCAGACTTCCATCCTGCATTCATAATCCCACAGATCATAGGAAAGACTGGAACCTGAAAGAGGAGGTTCATATTTTGTCTAGGGAAGACAGAAGGTCCTGGGTTGCAGTTCCTCAGCAGGAGCAGTTTTCTAAAGAGTCAGTGTTGATTAATGAAACAGCATCAGAACCTGTGAAACTGCCAGAGCTTCGGGATCAAAAATATATCTACCAATatagagaagaggaggaggaggaggaggaggaggaagaggaagaaaatgAGGGTGATAAAGTGGGCATAAAG GAAAAGTCCATGAGTCTTTTGTCTGTTCTTATGGATCTAAAGGGGGTTGCCACGGAGGTAAACCCCAACGCCAGAGTACAGACCACCACTAGCCCTGAG